A region of Oryctolagus cuniculus chromosome 3, mOryCun1.1, whole genome shotgun sequence DNA encodes the following proteins:
- the C3H2orf66 gene encoding uncharacterized protein C2orf66 homolog yields MSKVPLLLLCVALGLIGPVYGNALRNEDKWKPLSNPRNRDLFFRSLQAYFKGRGLDLGRFPNTFSMNENPRPLSFQSDLIASAFADYEEQKNSFPSYLKG; encoded by the exons ATGTCCAAAGTGCCCCTTCTGCTCTTGTGTGTTGCCCTGGGGCTAATTGGGCCCGTGTATGGAAACGCTCTGAGAAATGAAGATAAATGGAAACCACTCAGCAACCCCAGAAACCGAGATCTG ttTTTCAGAAGTCTCCAGGCATATTTTAAGGGCAGAGGTCTTGATCTGGGAAGATTtccaaatacattttccatgaatgagaatcccagacctctctctttccaatcAGATCTTATCGCTTCTGCATTTGCGGATTATGAAGAGCAGAAAAACTCCTTTCCCAGTTACCTCAAAGGCTGA